Proteins found in one Pseudomonadota bacterium genomic segment:
- the fliD gene encoding flagellar filament capping protein FliD: MASIASPGLGSGLDINSLVSQLVAAEGQGPALRLDTQEARFQTKLSAFGSLKGALADFQTGLSGLKDLTNFQARTALSANQDLFTASALSSATPGSYEIEVLALAQAQKLVSGAFASADTTVGNGTLTLSVGSESFSVSIEAGSDSLTDIRDAINNASDNTGVTARIINSDDGASLVLASDETGTANAITVTTSGGDGGLTSLVYDPDPPGSGVTNLTVAQPAADAVIKIDGLTVTSSINEIAGAIPGTTLNLVAAEVGTKTDLTVSLDKDGVREKIDSFVSSFNKLVDTISNLGSYDADTQATSVLLGDSTLRNISFQIRRELGKSIDGLDGPFSTLAEIGISTSLEGKLEVDSETLDAALESDFDAIGELFSSENGFAVRLDSLVDGYLSTGGVIDSRTTGLKDSIKDIEEQRLALQDRLNAVEARYREQFTALDTLLSQLTSTSSFLAQQLANLPKPGQLVGNN, translated from the coding sequence ATGGCATCGATTGCATCGCCAGGTTTGGGCTCCGGCTTAGACATCAACTCCCTGGTTTCGCAGCTGGTCGCTGCCGAAGGGCAGGGCCCGGCGCTGCGCCTCGATACGCAGGAGGCCAGGTTCCAGACCAAGCTCTCCGCATTCGGTTCTTTGAAAGGTGCCTTGGCTGATTTTCAAACCGGCTTGTCGGGATTGAAAGACCTGACAAACTTCCAGGCCCGTACAGCCCTGTCCGCGAACCAGGATCTATTCACCGCCAGTGCATTGAGTAGCGCCACACCCGGCAGCTACGAGATCGAAGTGCTCGCCTTGGCTCAAGCGCAGAAACTCGTCTCGGGCGCGTTCGCCTCGGCGGATACGACGGTTGGCAATGGCACGCTGACCCTCTCGGTGGGCAGCGAAAGTTTTTCCGTCAGCATCGAGGCTGGCAGCGACTCCCTGACAGATATCCGGGATGCGATCAACAACGCGTCCGACAACACCGGGGTCACGGCACGTATCATCAACTCAGACGATGGCGCATCGTTGGTGCTCGCCTCCGACGAGACCGGCACCGCCAATGCCATCACCGTCACCACATCGGGAGGTGACGGCGGCTTGACCAGTCTGGTCTATGATCCCGATCCGCCCGGCAGCGGCGTCACCAATCTTACCGTCGCCCAACCGGCGGCTGATGCGGTCATCAAAATCGACGGCCTCACCGTAACGAGTTCCATCAATGAGATCGCCGGCGCAATACCCGGTACGACGTTGAATTTGGTCGCGGCCGAGGTGGGAACCAAAACCGATTTGACGGTCAGCTTGGATAAAGACGGCGTCCGAGAAAAAATCGACAGTTTTGTGTCAAGTTTCAACAAACTGGTGGATACCATCAGTAATCTAGGCAGCTATGACGCCGACACCCAGGCCACATCCGTCCTGCTAGGAGACTCCACCCTCCGAAACATTTCCTTCCAGATTCGACGCGAACTGGGCAAATCAATTGACGGTCTAGATGGTCCCTTCTCGACCCTCGCGGAAATCGGCATCAGCACTAGCCTTGAGGGGAAACTCGAAGTCGATTCTGAAACCCTCGATGCCGCGCTGGAGTCCGACTTCGACGCCATTGGAGAGCTGTTCTCCAGTGAAAACGGCTTTGCGGTTCGACTGGATTCGTTGGTCGATGGCTATCTATCCACCGGCGGCGTGATCGACTCGCGGACAACCGGGTTAAAAGACAGTATTAAGGACATCGAAGAACAACGGCTGGCCTTACAAGACCGCCTGAATGCTGTCGAAGCGCGCTATCGTGAACAATTCACAGCGTTAGATACTCTACTCAGCCAACTGACCAGCACGTCCAGCTTCCTCGCTCAGCAATTGGCGAACCTGCCCAAACCCGGTCAACTCGTTGGGAATAACTAG
- a CDS encoding GGDEF domain-containing protein, with protein MKQFESLPAKSPFQLSARPTQKQLDEHATSPGLRFQVQAPLQLEYLLKSFAQFLATTTTFEGLSYRLKTTKTSWETGQLAGHNAHYDLNYQDQDLGELTVYRRQTFDPASLDRLEEALCYLCTPLYHAVLYLQAQRDACLDELTGLPNRRTFKACVERELAQAGRQGWPICLAMIDIDHFKRINDACGHITGDEMISETATLLKSGIRSSDGLFRYGGEEFVLLLPDTHLAGAVLLAQRLRRKIAATRFPALPNRRLTVSIGLATWRPGLTVQEWLREADEKLYEAKYSGRNRLSYSDPAARSGAKPLRRRKHVAERTD; from the coding sequence GTGAAACAGTTCGAGTCCTTGCCAGCCAAGTCGCCTTTTCAGTTGAGCGCTCGTCCAACTCAAAAGCAATTGGATGAACACGCCACATCGCCCGGACTTCGTTTCCAGGTGCAAGCGCCGCTGCAATTGGAATATCTTCTGAAATCGTTCGCACAATTCCTCGCGACAACAACCACCTTCGAGGGCCTGAGCTATCGGCTCAAAACCACCAAAACGAGCTGGGAAACCGGACAATTAGCCGGCCATAACGCGCACTATGACTTGAACTACCAGGATCAAGACTTGGGTGAACTGACGGTGTATCGCCGTCAAACATTTGACCCTGCGTCGCTGGATCGCCTCGAGGAAGCGTTGTGTTATCTGTGCACACCGCTGTACCACGCGGTCTTATATTTACAGGCGCAACGCGATGCGTGCCTGGACGAACTGACCGGGTTGCCGAACCGGCGGACCTTTAAAGCATGCGTGGAACGTGAACTCGCCCAAGCCGGTCGGCAAGGATGGCCGATTTGTCTAGCGATGATCGACATTGATCATTTCAAAAGGATCAACGATGCCTGCGGTCATATCACCGGAGACGAGATGATTTCGGAGACCGCGACCTTGTTGAAATCTGGAATCCGCTCCAGTGATGGCTTATTTCGCTACGGTGGTGAAGAATTTGTACTGCTTCTCCCCGACACGCACCTCGCAGGCGCTGTTTTACTGGCCCAGCGGCTACGGCGAAAAATTGCCGCAACACGTTTTCCCGCGCTCCCAAATCGCCGCTTGACCGTCAGCATCGGACTGGCCACCTGGCGACCGGGCCTGACTGTTCAGGAATGGTTACGCGAGGCCGATGAAAAACTGTATGAGGCGAAGTACTCCGGCCGTAACCGCCTGTCGTACAGTGATCCGGCCGCGCGATCCGGAGCTAAACCCCTTCGCCGCCGCAAACACGTCGCCGAGAGAACCGATTAA
- a CDS encoding protein-glutamate O-methyltransferase CheR gives MAYRDYELSQNAYDRFRVLLEGLCGIVLGGDKQYLVTTRLTPLLNEFGFSTIDDLLNYIHRDPRPATLHRVVEAMTTKETSWFRDRSPFELLQRHVLPIVAKSQPRRLKVWSAACSYGQETHSINIAVEEFLRLNPKQLPEPTILGTDISAEAIKSARRGVYTERDLDRGLSPERRKLFFDQVDDGWAVNRQLARRVSFVRHNLLDDYASFGHFQIILCRNVLIYFSPETKADILERLAGALVPGGFLLLGASEHPGFGSKYFEQITFAGTGVAYRRKSLSTVEQASGNTSQS, from the coding sequence ATGGCATATCGTGACTACGAGTTAAGCCAGAACGCTTACGATCGTTTTCGTGTGCTACTGGAAGGACTATGCGGAATTGTCTTGGGCGGGGACAAACAATACCTCGTGACAACGCGCCTGACCCCGCTGCTCAACGAATTCGGCTTCTCCACGATCGACGATTTGCTGAACTACATCCACCGCGATCCCCGGCCGGCTACTTTACACCGGGTGGTCGAAGCCATGACGACCAAAGAAACGTCCTGGTTTCGTGACCGATCTCCCTTCGAACTGCTGCAGCGGCACGTACTTCCTATCGTTGCCAAAAGCCAACCTCGGCGCCTGAAGGTGTGGTCAGCCGCCTGCTCCTATGGCCAGGAGACCCATTCGATCAATATCGCTGTCGAGGAGTTTCTGCGCCTGAATCCAAAGCAACTACCGGAACCCACCATCCTGGGTACTGATATTTCCGCCGAAGCCATCAAATCGGCTCGACGAGGCGTTTATACAGAACGGGATCTGGATCGCGGACTTTCGCCCGAACGGCGAAAACTCTTTTTTGATCAGGTGGATGACGGCTGGGCCGTGAACCGTCAACTTGCCCGCCGCGTGAGTTTCGTCCGTCACAACCTCTTGGATGACTACGCCTCGTTTGGTCACTTCCAAATCATCCTCTGCCGAAACGTCCTGATTTATTTCTCCCCGGAGACCAAGGCGGACATCCTAGAACGACTGGCCGGCGCCCTGGTTCCCGGCGGCTTTCTGCTGCTGGGTGCTTCCGAGCACCCGGGCTTCGGCTCCAAGTACTTTGAGCAAATCACCTTCGCCGGCACCGGTGTCGCCTACCGACGCAAATCACTAAGCACTGTTGAGCAGGCAAGCGGCAACACCTCCCAAAGCTAA
- the flgB gene encoding flagellar basal body rod protein FlgB, protein MALDIDKVFGGHQRALSVYSKRSQTLASNIANADTPHYKARDVDFRSVLANTTKPQAPVMTKTHRSHITQTTQMGDSSGELLYRVPIQPSLDGNTVDAQTEQAAFAENSIRYQATLQFISGKIRGIRMAIVGGEG, encoded by the coding sequence ATGGCACTGGATATCGACAAAGTTTTCGGAGGACACCAAAGGGCGTTGTCCGTCTATAGCAAACGCAGTCAGACGCTGGCATCCAATATAGCCAATGCCGACACGCCACATTACAAGGCGCGCGACGTGGACTTTCGATCCGTACTCGCGAACACCACGAAACCACAAGCGCCTGTCATGACGAAAACTCATCGCTCGCACATCACCCAAACCACTCAGATGGGCGATTCCAGCGGCGAACTGCTCTACCGCGTACCCATCCAACCCTCGTTGGACGGAAACACGGTGGACGCTCAAACCGAACAGGCTGCGTTTGCCGAAAACTCCATTCGATATCAAGCCACGCTCCAATTTATCAGCGGCAAGATTCGGGGGATCCGAATGGCCATTGTCGGAGGAGAAGGTTAA
- the flgC gene encoding flagellar basal body rod protein FlgC, with translation MSLFQIFDVAGSGMTAQSVRLNTTASNIANADTVSGSAESAYRSRQPYFLSVLKAAGAPEGYAGVRVAGVIESQAPAPRLYQPGHAEADDNGYVYGSNVNAIEELVNMISASRAYQNNVEVMNTSKQLLMRTLSLGQ, from the coding sequence ATGTCGCTATTTCAAATTTTCGACGTCGCCGGCTCGGGTATGACGGCTCAATCGGTGAGATTGAACACCACCGCCAGCAACATCGCCAACGCCGACACCGTGAGCGGTAGCGCAGAGAGTGCTTACCGAAGCCGCCAGCCCTACTTCTTGAGCGTGCTCAAAGCAGCTGGCGCACCGGAAGGCTATGCCGGCGTCCGGGTGGCGGGGGTGATCGAAAGTCAAGCACCCGCGCCGCGCCTATATCAGCCGGGCCACGCCGAGGCAGATGATAACGGCTACGTCTACGGCAGCAACGTCAACGCCATAGAAGAGTTGGTGAATATGATCTCGGCATCACGCGCTTACCAAAACAATGTCGAAGTCATGAACACATCAAAGCAGCTTCTGATGCGTACTTTGTCACTTGGACAATAA
- a CDS encoding flagellar hook assembly protein FlgD: MTPVTDFERLQDLGLVRSTPDSKTNKDLGQDDFLELMTTQLQNQDPFEPMENGEFLGQIAQFGTVSGIQDLQASFSTLAESLYANQALMAANLVDRNVLVRGNEAAINAGQSITGTVDLAFSTSNLRVNIADESGELIRTLDLGTQAKGDASFNWDGTDSAGNPVPAGRYQVQAQVATESGDTGADIYLHRRVDSVSLARQGESLTLNLEGGDSMRLAEVKQIG, translated from the coding sequence ATGACACCCGTTACCGATTTCGAACGTCTTCAGGATCTTGGGCTGGTCCGTAGTACACCCGACTCCAAGACCAATAAGGATTTGGGACAAGACGACTTCCTGGAACTGATGACCACACAGTTACAAAACCAGGATCCTTTCGAGCCCATGGAAAATGGCGAGTTCTTGGGGCAAATCGCCCAGTTCGGCACCGTCTCCGGCATTCAAGACCTGCAAGCCTCATTCTCGACGCTCGCTGAGAGTCTCTATGCCAATCAGGCTCTGATGGCCGCCAATTTGGTGGATCGGAATGTCTTGGTTCGGGGTAACGAGGCCGCCATCAACGCGGGGCAGTCCATCACAGGAACGGTAGATCTGGCGTTCTCCACCAGTAATCTACGCGTCAACATCGCCGACGAATCAGGCGAATTGATCCGCACACTCGATCTCGGCACCCAGGCAAAAGGTGATGCCTCGTTCAACTGGGATGGGACAGATTCGGCAGGAAATCCCGTTCCCGCCGGGCGTTACCAGGTTCAAGCGCAGGTCGCCACCGAGTCGGGTGACACGGGAGCGGACATCTACCTACACCGCCGCGTCGATAGTGTGAGCCTAGCCCGTCAGGGTGAATCACTCACGCTCAACCTCGAAGGCGGCGATTCCATGCGACTCGCCGAGGTCAAGCAGATCGGATAG